The window AGGGAAATTCGGGCTTCTTCAGTTAATTGCAGATGCTCTCAAGCTCGTGGGTAAAGAATCAATACTGCCTGAAGGAAGAGACGACATGGCATATAAAATAGCGCCAGTAATTGTAATGATAGCAACCATACTTGCATTTGTGCTTTTACCCTTCGGTGATCTGGCATACTTTGGTTCCCTAGCAGTAACGCATTCGAAGGTCACGCTGGTATTGATGTTCGGAATCCTTTCAATAATACCCATAGGAGAAATACTTGGTGGTATAAGCACCAAGAGCAACTATGCACTTCTGGGCACAATGAGGGCAGTAGCCAAGGATATATCATTTGAAATTCCCATGATGATAAGCGTTCTTGCAATTGTAATGGTATCTTCAAGGTCATATGTTACCGGTGATGCCATAACAGGAGGGCTCAGCCTGTCAGGAATTGTTGCCAATGAAATTATACCATATGGTATAATAGAGCCACTGGGGCTTCTAATATTTTTCATATCAATGGTTGCAAGGGCCTCATATTCTCCCTTCGATCTAGGGGAGAGTGACAGTGAGCTTATTTCAGGATATACAACCGAATATTCAGGTATGAGGTTCGGTTTCTTCTATATTGGTTTATTTGGAATGGTTTACCTGAGCTCTTTCCTGATATCTGTGCTATATCTCGGAGGCGCAAACGGTCCCTATGATAACTATGTTGGCTTCATTTACCTGTTCATTAAAACGGATATCCTTGTGCTCATATCATTCCTGATATGGGTTGCAATTCCAAGAATAAGGATAGACAAGTTTGTTGATCTTGGATGGAAGTATATGCTTCCGCTTTCCATGGCTAATCTGGTGTACGCAGGATTATTTGTATTATATATAAGGTGATAAAAATGGTAGCTACAGTTAAAGAAATTAAAATGCCGAAAAAACCGGTACCTGTTGTAGGGTCTCTGAAATTAATGTACAGCATGGGAAAATATATGTTTAAAAAACCGGTAACCACACAGTATCCAGAGGACAAGGGGGAAATACCTGAAAGATTCAGATTTAGGATATTCCTCGTTCCGGAGGCCTGCGTTGGATGTACCCTATGCTCAAAAATTTGCCCAAACCACAGTATAAAAATGGAGCACTGGGACCTTGATAGAAGTGGGCTAGAGAACAATGTTGTACAGACTGCAAGAGGAGATAGAAAAAACCTGCAGAATAAAAGGAACATATATCCGGATGTTAATTTCGGAACCTGTACAGTCTGCAGGCAGTGTGAAGAGATATGCCCCACAGATGCTATCTATCTTACCCACCAGTTTGAAAATGCCAGAACAAGGAATAGTTTTACCTATTCTCCACAGGAATTAACCATGCAGGAGGAGGATGTCATAAAATGATATACACCATACTTTTTCTGGTATTCGCAGCCATAGCAGTAATCATGGCACTTGCTGCTATAAGTTCTAAAAATCTCATACATTCCTCCATATTCTTATTCATTCTTATGCTGGTATTTTCAACAATATTCATACTGCTTGGCCTGAGTTTTGTTGGGAGTATTGAGCTACTTGTATATACTGGATCTATTGTGATACTCATAGTTTTCGTACTGATGCTAACAGGAGGTAAGGACGTTGAAGAATAAGGCACAGAAAATTGCAGCTATAGTATTCTTTATAGTCATAGGTGCAAATTTACTGACAATTAGTGGAACGTTTACCAGGCACTCACAGGATATAGCAAGGATCGGGCATCTATTATTTTCAACCTACGTGGTACCTTTTGAACTCCTATCAGTGCTTCTGGTTGCCGCTATAATAGGTGTTATGTACATAGTGGGAGATGATGAAAAATGAATATAATTTACATACTGTTTCTTTCAATGATACTGTTTACAATAGGAATATACGGGGTAACAACATCAAAGGTTGGAATGAAGGTTATAATTTCCCTGGAAATAACTATTAACGCTGCCCTGCTGGATGTTGTAGGTGTGGCGGCGTTCTATTACTCCACGTCTGTTATTGTGTTTGCACTCTTTGTCATAGCCATAGGAGTTATTGAAACAGCAACAGGGATAGCAATATTCACACTGATATCCAAAAAATACGGCAAGACAAATATTTCATTACTGAGGGATATTAAATGGTGACAATATTATACTACTTCATATTTCTGCTTCCGCTCATTGCATTTCCAATGGAATACGTAATTGGCAGGTATAAAATAAAATATTCAGGTATTTTCAGCAGCCTTATGATTCTAGGGTCGCTGGTACTGGTGATACTTGCCTATCTGTATCTTCTAAATCATAGTTATATATATTCTCATTATACATGGTTCTACAACATAAATGTTGGGATATATATCAGCCACCTTACTGTTATAATGGCCATGATGGTTGCCTTCATGTCACTTATGATCAACCTGTTTGCAATGTTTTACATGAAAAAAGACCCGAGGAAAAATATCTATTTTTCTGAGACATCCCTGTTCATTGGGGCAATGCTGGGCCTTGTGGTTTCATCAAATCTGGTCTTATTTTTCCTATTCTGGGAAATAGTGGGCCTGTGTTCATACCTGCTTATAGGCTTCTGGTTTTTCAAGCCAAATGCGGCTGCAGCCGCAAAGAAGGCATTTATAGTAACACGTATAGGGGATTTATTATTTATAATAGGAATGGGCGTCCTGTACACAAAACTGATAAGTGTTATTCCATCAGGCATAAGTCCCCTGAGCATACCATACCTTATTGACAATGCAAAAAGCATCTCAGTAGCCATTGGGCCCAATGTGCTTGCCCTTGCAACCATACTGTTCCTCGGAGGTGCAGTTGCGAAATCTGCGCAATTCCCACTGCATGTATGGTTGCCAGATTCAATGGAGGGTCCCACCACAGTCTCGGCACTTATCCATGCAGCCACAATGGTTACAGCAGGTGTTTATCTGGTAGCGAGGCTGTTTCCGTTATTTTACTACGCATCCTCATACTCTCTTTATGCTGTGGTAATAATAGGCGCGTTTACCGCCTTCTATGCTGGAATCCTTGGAATTGTTGTAAACGATATAAAAAGGGTTCTGGCTTATTCCACGATTAGCCAGCTGGGTTACATGATGGCAGCCATAGGCCTTGGAGGTGTAATAGGTTATTCCGGTGTTGCATTTGGTATGTATCATTTGGTTGTCCATGCGGTATTCAAGGCGCTTCTATTCATGGCCGCAGCCGTAATATTAATGACACTCATGGAGCTTAGAAATATAAAGGACATGGGAGGCCTTTTCAGAAGAATGCCGGCAACTGCCATACTGATGCTAATAGGCGCTCTTACTCTGGCCGCAATACCACCTACGGCGGGTTATTTCTCCAAGGGGCAGATAATATCAGGGGCATACGAATATTTCGTAAATTCAGGCAACATAATTCCCTGGCTTCTCCTGGTATTTGGAGAGATACTTACTGCAACATACACATTCAGGATGTATTTTCTTGTATTCCTGGGGAAACCGAGATCTAAGCTGGCAGAAAAGGCACGCGACCCGAAACTCATATACCTATCACCGCTTATAGTGCTGGCATTCCTTTCATTGACTCTTGGCATAATTCAGAAGCCATTCTATAAATTCATAGATGCCTCTGTATCTGTTTATACCCCGCCACTGGCAATAGAAATTCTGCCTGTCTTATTCTCTCTTATTGGAATAGGAATAGCCTACGCTATCTACCGTTACAATATCAACGGGCATACCTCCATATCGAAAAACCCACTTTACAGGGTTATCAAGAATAAATTTTACTTTGACTGGCTTTACACAGAAATAATAGCTGAGCGCATAATACTTCCAATTTCATACATATTCGGCGCCGGAGAAAGGGAGATCGATAATGGTGTGGACGCCACTGGCAGGGATATCTCAGACCTTGGATCAGGTCTAAGGAAAATCGAAACCGGAAACATACCGTTCTATGTGGCTTTTCTTATAATTGGTATGGTTGTCATATTTGCAATCATTGAATTAATTGGGGTGATCTAAACGATTTTACTGTACTTCTTTATCCTATTTTTTATTCTTACAGCACTGAGCTTTTTCGCTGGAAATCAATCAAAAACAGTATCACTGGTCTCTCTTGCAATACTTACTGTGTTTTTTATTGCATACTCAGCATTCGAATTCAGGAATTACACAGGCGGGGTAATAGCGTATTATAATACCCTGCTTGCGCAATTCCATGCCAGTGGAATTACAATAAACATAGACTTTTCACTGGGATTGACAGGATTCACCGATCTTCTCGTGATAATTTCACTGTTTATTACAATGTTTGCAGTGTTAATGGGAAGTAAATCCCATGGAGCATATTTCTACGGATTATTCATGGCCGCAGGCTTCGGGCTGGCTGGATTATTTATGGTAAGAAATTTCCTGTTCTTCTATATTTTCTGGGAAGTTGTCCTTATTCCAGTATTTTTCATAATAGGAAAGTACGGAACAGGAAACAGGGAGAGGAGTTCACTGAAGTTCTTCATATATACACATATAGGATCCTTATTCCTGCTCTTATCAATATTCACTCTCTCAACATATTACTTCCTAAATACAGGGATATTTACATTTCAGATAGGTGACCTAACCGCACTTTCATTCCTGGAAACGGTGCCAACTGCAGGTTTCTATTTCATTATATTCGGGTTCCTGCTTGCATTCCTTATAAAACTTCCATCATTCCCGCTGCATTCATGGCTTCCGGACGCATATAATGATGCACCTTATTCCGGAACAATAATGCTCTCCGGGGGCCTTGTGGCTATGGGTGGCTACGGTCTGCTTGGCATATTATACCCAATTGCAGGGCTATTTCCAAGGGCACTTGCATATTTCATTATACTCCTGGGCTTGATCAGCATTATATACTTCTCATTTTCAGCCTTATTCCAGACCGATCTCAAAAGGATGGCTGCCTATGGTAGTGCAGCTGAAATGGCTTTCATTACAATTGCATTTGGTACTGCACTTTTATCCACAGGTTACGTCAGAACACTTGACCTTTCTGGTGGTATGTATCAGATAATAGCACACACCTTTGTTGCAGCACTTATCTTTGCATCGCTTTCCATGCTTTACAGAAGAACACAGACATCAAAGATATATGACCTCGGAGGACTAAACAGGGAGCTTCCAGTGCTTTCCTCTTTCCTTCTTATTGGAATGCTGGCATCACTGGGATTACCCTCCCTGGCCGGATTCATAGGTGAATTCTCTGTAACAATATCTGCATTCCAGAGCATCGGATTATATACCCTGTTCATAGTACTCGGGCTCATAATTACCGCTGCTTTTTACATATGGGCTGCACAGAGGTTCCTGTTCGGATATTTCAACGAGCGCCTCGGAAGATTGAAGGACATAAATAAACAGGAATTCCTTATATTATTCTTCATTTTGGCCGGAACAATTTTTCTGGGAGTTTACCCAACATTGCTATTTAAGCTACTAACTGCATATGCATCGCATCTGGGGGGATTAATATGATTTATGAATACCTTTACGCACTGATATTATTGGGTCTGGCAGGATTTATAACACTGGCAGCAGGAATTAAAACAGACAGTAAGAGAATACTGGGGGGATTTACCTTTGTCGTTCTGATAGCAGCATTTTTCATTCTGCTTTTCCAGGAAAAAAATTACAGCATACTGTCGCTTAACATTTCGTCCTTTGATACCTACTGGGCACTGATATTCCTTATTTCCATAATGGTGGTTATAATACCGTCAATGAACGATATAAAGAAAAGATTTGATGTCTACTATGCACTACTATTATTTATAGCACTTTCCATGGTTATTGCAGCATTTACATATAACCTAATTGTACTGTTTGTATCCTTCGAGGGTGTCAGTATAGGGACATATGTACTTACGGCATACAATAAGACAAAGCGTAACCTGGAGGCATCCCTGAAATATTTCATGATCAGCACTATAGGAACTTCATTCAATATAATGGGTATAGCATTCTTCTATCTATCTACCCGAACCTTCAATTTAAACGTTGCCGCAGCTGATATCGGTTTAGGCTTTAACAGATCCCTTCTGCTTGCACTGGCATTCATAACCATAGGATTCGGGTTCAAGATAGCAATATTCCCAATGCAGCAGTGGGCAATAGACACGTATGACGGTGCCCCAAATTCTGTATCGGCATTCCTGTCAACAGGTGGAAAGCTTGTAGCATATATGATACTGTTAAAATTCCTGTTTCTTGGATTTATACCGGACTATAACTACGTTTTCTTCTTCTTTGCAATACTTGCAATACTAACAATGACATATGGAAACCTTGCGGCATTGATGGAGAACAACCTGAAAAGGATACTCGGTTATTCAAGCATTGCCCAGGCGGGCTATATGATACTGGTTTTTGCACTGATCGGATACTCATACTATCCTGCAGTCCTTGTATCCAGAGAAGTTTTCGTCAGATTTGCCATAGCATCGGCAATGTTTTATGCCATAGCATATATTTTCATGAAGGCAGGCCCATTCATAGCCATGAGCCTGGTAAAAAGTGATAAGGTCATGATAGATGATATAGTGGGGCTGAGCAAAAAATCCAGATGGACTGCCCTGTTCCTGGCTGTAATGCTTCTATCACTGGCAGGCGTTCCGCTTACAGGTGGATTCATAGCAAAGTATTTTCTGTTCTTTTCACTGATTATAGGGAATCTTTGGTGGCTTGCCGTTATAGCAATTATCAACAGCGCCATTTCCATTTTCTATTATTTCAGGATTATCATATATTCGTACAGAAAGGAAGGTGAAAATGATTTCAACATGGCACCGGGAATAAAATACAGTGTAATTATAATGGGATTAATCACACTTGCTCTTGGAGTATCATTTGCACTGTACACATACCTGGCCGGGATAGCAATCATATAGGTGATATAAATGAATACTGAGGATGTAATAGAAATATTTAAAATGGCCATTGTCAACGGGGATGTTAATAATGCGTATAATATTGTAGAAAGAAATATGAGAAAATATGAAAAGAAGGGGAATGCGGAGAAGAAAGAATTCATGGAATACCTCATCAGGGGCCTGAAGGGAGAAATATCCTATGATGATATTTACCATGCTCTATCGCAGGATAAATACAATATATTTCCATATATCAGGGATTATAAGGGATATATTCTCGCCCTTGTTGACACCATGAGGTATTCGATAAACCGTTACAATATAAAATATCCTGATTTTGATGCCAAGAGGTGCGATGACCTATGAATTATCTTGACTGCTTCAAGGATATATCCGATGCGCAGGAGGCTGCGGAGGCCATACACTGTGTTCAGAAATGCGGTGAAACTGTACTGTATGATAAGGATGAGAAAAGGTTAATACTTTGGAGGGAAATATACGATAAAAGCCCGGAAGAGCATATGATAAAAATCAGTAAGTTGCTGGAAATAAACTCACAGGAAAGCTATGAGGCCGCAGATAAATTATACAATTTAACAATGTATTAACTGTATACCAGTTCAGTTTTATATCCCATTTCTTTATATTTTTCCAGAATTTTCTGTATTTCTGAATCATCAGAACCTTTTTCATTGAAATTCAGTGATGCTACCTTCTTGTCCTTATTTATGATTACGAATCCTATTGTCTTGTCTTCTGGCATGATTTCATCTGTTCTTGCATATTCCTCTATGTATTCCTCAAGGCTTTCATCTGGCAGGGGGGATGTGAGTACCTCAAGCAGGTCTTTAAATGAATCCTTAAACCTTGAAGCAAGTACGCATATTGTTGAGGGATGTGTTTCACTCATTTTTAAATTGTACATAACACATGTTACCATTATTATCTATGGCTTATTACGTTATTTTATATTTGAATTTTGTTTTGTAAATTGAAATTTTACACGGGAAATATTTGAAAATTGTTATTATTCCAGCTGTTATGCTACCTTAATGATAATAAATAATTGAATCTTATTAGCATATTTCCCCCGATCATATTTTAATGAATTTTCATATCCAAATAGTTATACGGTCTATATTTTAACTGCAAGATTTAAATATAAAGGTTAAATGTAAAGGCTATGAAATGCTCAACACCTGATTGTCCTGGGGAGATGGAACCTGCCGGTAATATGAATTTTAGGGTTGGCGGATATACTGGAATTGGAGGAATGTTTCTCGGCGGCTGGAATGACCTTGCTGAAACAACACAAACCTTCACGCTTTATAAGTGCAATACCTGCGGAAAGGTAGAACTTTATGAACCGCAGCCAGTACAGGACAATAATGGAGAGAAAAAACACCATTTCCTGTAAAGTTAAAGATAAAATTTAAATAATTTTTCAATGTTTAAAATAATTTTTTTTCTCTGTGTTTTCCTTCTTTTCCCTTACACTCACTGATGATCTTTTAATTCCGAATGGGTCAATAATGGTTTTTGCCTCCGATATTGAATTTTCCGGTGCCCCGGTTATTTTCTGTTTCCCGGTTTCTATTGTGGCGGGCTTTACATTCTTCAGTTTAACATTGCTCCTGATCGGTTTTATTGAGTTCCTGTTCCCGTTATTATCCTCGCTCATCTCTATCACCTCTTTTATTCAAATGAGTATATATCAAAATAATTATACTCAAAATCCATATGTATGCCAGGCTTAAAGCCCGCATCAGTAAAAATTTGATTTAATCTATCATGTGTTATCCTGATATCCATAGGGGGGCCCATCTTGCCTTTCTTATTGAATTCTATCAAATATACATACACGGGTTTTTTTGAATTTTCCTTTATAAATTTTAGGATATCATCATGGCAGTCTATGTCATGGAAAACAGTTGAGAAAAATATTTTATTGAAGCCCTTGATGTCAAGGTTGCACATATCCTCATTGATGATTCTATAATTATTCCTTCCATCCATATTATTTTCAATATACTTTATAACATCTGGATTCTGCTCAACAACATATACCATACCTTTATTGACCTTATCTGCAAATATTTTGCTGTAAAATCCATCCCCGGCACCCATATCTACGATAACATCTTCCGGGTCCAGCTTCATCTCCTTAATTATCTTTGTATATGGAATATATTTTTCTCTGAATTCATGTATTCTCTCATATCTCATATATTTAGAAATCAGGATTCTGTATTTTAATATTTCCCGTTTGTTGAAGACATCGCTGGATTTTAGATGCCGCTACCTGTCGATCATCTTGGCAGAAATAATTTTAAATGCATCTGTAAGGTCTTTTTCATCCAGTATTATTATTGTATCACGGTAAAAAGAAATTATATGTATAATATTAATTCCTGCCCTGTATAACAGGGATGTTATGAAGTTAACATAGCCCTTTGTAATTTCTATTTCATCAGGGCTAATTATGGTTAACTGCCCCAAATCCTTTCTGTACTCTATTATCTGATCATCCGAGAAGAAATTAGAGAAACCTGATACTGTCTGATTGTCTCCTATAATGGAAAAACAGTTTATTGTTTCTACCAGATTTACCAAATTCAATTTTTTCAGGTTTCCTATAATCCCGGTAATTATTTTCAGGGTATTATAGTTCTTTTTTATGACTATAATAGAAATATTTGAGGACATTTCCAGATTTGACCTATCCAGGATTTCTGATGTATACGATGGCAAATCGTTATTTCTATACCTTTTTAGGGCAGCCACAGCGGCATCAAAATCATCTACTGGCGTTTTATCGACAATCTCCCTTGCAAGTGCTGAAATATTAATCAGCCCCCTTGCCATATAATCTTTGATCTCCGGGTTTTCATTCATGTAAGATCTGACAATCTCCGCCGTATTAACCATTTTATGGTGTATCAATAGATTGTTAAAATAATTTATTAATCTATATAATGAAAAGGATATTAACCACCTTGAAATGGGGTTATATGTTTGATTATATACCCACAGTGCTTAGATCACAGGAAATCATAGACAAATCATTTCATAAGGCATCAAACATTGTGGAACCATACTTCCCAAAGAAGGAAACAAAAATTAGAAAGGAAATTACTGATAGGATATCCACTATCGAAAGCATCTCAACAGGCCATCTTGATAAAATAATAAGAAAATTTCCCACCATAGAAACATTGCATCCATTTTATTTTGATTTGATAGACCTAATGTTCGATGTGGATAAATACAAGCTGAGCCTTGGCAACGTACAGTGGACCACTGACAAGATAAAGGACTTCAGCACAATTTACATCAAAAAATTGAAGGGTGCAAAAACCATCAATGATATGAACAGCATCATGAAAACATATTATGGACGATTTTCCTCTCTAATAAAAAATATCAACCCCGATCTATTATACCTGGGCGAGTGCAGGAATTACCTTAGAAGGCTCCCGGGAATCATTACAGACATACCCACATTCATAATAGCCGGAATTCCAAACTCAGGAAAGAGCTCCTTGATACAGAAAATGACTGGAACCTCACCAGAAATTGCAAGCTATCCATTTACCACCAAGGACATCCTTATAGGTTATAAAAATATTGGAAACTGGCGTGTACAGTTTATAGATACACCGGGAATTCTGGATAGGCCAATGGATAAAAGAAATGATATAGAAAAAAAGGCTATAATCGCCCTTTCCAAAATTGAAGGAACAATATTATTTCTATTCGATTACTCAAACACTTCTAAATACACTGAAGAAGAACAGAACAATCTTTACAGTGAAATATCTGAAACATTTCCCAACAGGATTATCAGAATACAGACCAAAATAGATATAAGTGAAAGGCGCGAGGATATCTGTATCTCCTCGGTAACAGCCCCGGGATTGAAAGAGCTGGATAATGTAATCATAGCAGAGGTGGAAAATTTTTATGCAACAAGAAATAAGGAAGCAGGTTATTAAAAACGCATATTTGCATGGTGGAAAGGCAGATGTCTCCTCGGTAGTGGGAAAATTAATATCCGCAAACCCTGAAATAAGAAAGGATATGAAGAACGTAATGA of the Ferroplasma sp. genome contains:
- the nuoH gene encoding NADH-quinone oxidoreductase subunit NuoH, giving the protein MSILLRIHQWFSFLGSFASFGVAYFLQSIVVLVFVALSFIALIYIFRKYMARIQRRIGPNRVGKFGLLQLIADALKLVGKESILPEGRDDMAYKIAPVIVMIATILAFVLLPFGDLAYFGSLAVTHSKVTLVLMFGILSIIPIGEILGGISTKSNYALLGTMRAVAKDISFEIPMMISVLAIVMVSSRSYVTGDAITGGLSLSGIVANEIIPYGIIEPLGLLIFFISMVARASYSPFDLGESDSELISGYTTEYSGMRFGFFYIGLFGMVYLSSFLISVLYLGGANGPYDNYVGFIYLFIKTDILVLISFLIWVAIPRIRIDKFVDLGWKYMLPLSMANLVYAGLFVLYIR
- the nuoI gene encoding NADH-quinone oxidoreductase subunit NuoI → MVATVKEIKMPKKPVPVVGSLKLMYSMGKYMFKKPVTTQYPEDKGEIPERFRFRIFLVPEACVGCTLCSKICPNHSIKMEHWDLDRSGLENNVVQTARGDRKNLQNKRNIYPDVNFGTCTVCRQCEEICPTDAIYLTHQFENARTRNSFTYSPQELTMQEEDVIK
- a CDS encoding NADH-quinone oxidoreductase subunit J, whose product is MIYTILFLVFAAIAVIMALAAISSKNLIHSSIFLFILMLVFSTIFILLGLSFVGSIELLVYTGSIVILIVFVLMLTGGKDVEE
- a CDS encoding NADH-quinone oxidoreductase subunit J, with the protein product MKNKAQKIAAIVFFIVIGANLLTISGTFTRHSQDIARIGHLLFSTYVVPFELLSVLLVAAIIGVMYIVGDDEK
- the nuoK gene encoding NADH-quinone oxidoreductase subunit NuoK, giving the protein MNIIYILFLSMILFTIGIYGVTTSKVGMKVIISLEITINAALLDVVGVAAFYYSTSVIVFALFVIAIGVIETATGIAIFTLISKKYGKTNISLLRDIKW
- a CDS encoding NADH-quinone oxidoreductase subunit L; translation: MVTILYYFIFLLPLIAFPMEYVIGRYKIKYSGIFSSLMILGSLVLVILAYLYLLNHSYIYSHYTWFYNINVGIYISHLTVIMAMMVAFMSLMINLFAMFYMKKDPRKNIYFSETSLFIGAMLGLVVSSNLVLFFLFWEIVGLCSYLLIGFWFFKPNAAAAAKKAFIVTRIGDLLFIIGMGVLYTKLISVIPSGISPLSIPYLIDNAKSISVAIGPNVLALATILFLGGAVAKSAQFPLHVWLPDSMEGPTTVSALIHAATMVTAGVYLVARLFPLFYYASSYSLYAVVIIGAFTAFYAGILGIVVNDIKRVLAYSTISQLGYMMAAIGLGGVIGYSGVAFGMYHLVVHAVFKALLFMAAAVILMTLMELRNIKDMGGLFRRMPATAILMLIGALTLAAIPPTAGYFSKGQIISGAYEYFVNSGNIIPWLLLVFGEILTATYTFRMYFLVFLGKPRSKLAEKARDPKLIYLSPLIVLAFLSLTLGIIQKPFYKFIDASVSVYTPPLAIEILPVLFSLIGIGIAYAIYRYNINGHTSISKNPLYRVIKNKFYFDWLYTEIIAERIILPISYIFGAGEREIDNGVDATGRDISDLGSGLRKIETGNIPFYVAFLIIGMVVIFAIIELIGVI
- a CDS encoding NADH-quinone oxidoreductase subunit M, with translation MSFFAGNQSKTVSLVSLAILTVFFIAYSAFEFRNYTGGVIAYYNTLLAQFHASGITINIDFSLGLTGFTDLLVIISLFITMFAVLMGSKSHGAYFYGLFMAAGFGLAGLFMVRNFLFFYIFWEVVLIPVFFIIGKYGTGNRERSSLKFFIYTHIGSLFLLLSIFTLSTYYFLNTGIFTFQIGDLTALSFLETVPTAGFYFIIFGFLLAFLIKLPSFPLHSWLPDAYNDAPYSGTIMLSGGLVAMGGYGLLGILYPIAGLFPRALAYFIILLGLISIIYFSFSALFQTDLKRMAAYGSAAEMAFITIAFGTALLSTGYVRTLDLSGGMYQIIAHTFVAALIFASLSMLYRRTQTSKIYDLGGLNRELPVLSSFLLIGMLASLGLPSLAGFIGEFSVTISAFQSIGLYTLFIVLGLIITAAFYIWAAQRFLFGYFNERLGRLKDINKQEFLILFFILAGTIFLGVYPTLLFKLLTAYASHLGGLI
- the nuoN gene encoding NADH-quinone oxidoreductase subunit NuoN, which translates into the protein MIYEYLYALILLGLAGFITLAAGIKTDSKRILGGFTFVVLIAAFFILLFQEKNYSILSLNISSFDTYWALIFLISIMVVIIPSMNDIKKRFDVYYALLLFIALSMVIAAFTYNLIVLFVSFEGVSIGTYVLTAYNKTKRNLEASLKYFMISTIGTSFNIMGIAFFYLSTRTFNLNVAAADIGLGFNRSLLLALAFITIGFGFKIAIFPMQQWAIDTYDGAPNSVSAFLSTGGKLVAYMILLKFLFLGFIPDYNYVFFFFAILAILTMTYGNLAALMENNLKRILGYSSIAQAGYMILVFALIGYSYYPAVLVSREVFVRFAIASAMFYAIAYIFMKAGPFIAMSLVKSDKVMIDDIVGLSKKSRWTALFLAVMLLSLAGVPLTGGFIAKYFLFFSLIIGNLWWLAVIAIINSAISIFYYFRIIIYSYRKEGENDFNMAPGIKYSVIIMGLITLALGVSFALYTYLAGIAII
- a CDS encoding TA0956 family protein, which translates into the protein MVTCVMYNLKMSETHPSTICVLASRFKDSFKDLLEVLTSPLPDESLEEYIEEYARTDEIMPEDKTIGFVIINKDKKVASLNFNEKGSDDSEIQKILEKYKEMGYKTELVYS
- a CDS encoding nucleotide-binding protein; amino-acid sequence: MKCSTPDCPGEMEPAGNMNFRVGGYTGIGGMFLGGWNDLAETTQTFTLYKCNTCGKVELYEPQPVQDNNGEKKHHFL
- a CDS encoding class I SAM-dependent methyltransferase — its product is MRYERIHEFREKYIPYTKIIKEMKLDPEDVIVDMGAGDGFYSKIFADKVNKGMVYVVEQNPDVIKYIENNMDGRNNYRIINEDMCNLDIKGFNKIFFSTVFHDIDCHDDILKFIKENSKKPVYVYLIEFNKKGKMGPPMDIRITHDRLNQIFTDAGFKPGIHMDFEYNYFDIYSFE
- a CDS encoding GTPase, whose protein sequence is MFDYIPTVLRSQEIIDKSFHKASNIVEPYFPKKETKIRKEITDRISTIESISTGHLDKIIRKFPTIETLHPFYFDLIDLMFDVDKYKLSLGNVQWTTDKIKDFSTIYIKKLKGAKTINDMNSIMKTYYGRFSSLIKNINPDLLYLGECRNYLRRLPGIITDIPTFIIAGIPNSGKSSLIQKMTGTSPEIASYPFTTKDILIGYKNIGNWRVQFIDTPGILDRPMDKRNDIEKKAIIALSKIEGTILFLFDYSNTSKYTEEEQNNLYSEISETFPNRIIRIQTKIDISERREDICISSVTAPGLKELDNVIIAEVENFYATRNKEAGY